In Mesorhizobium sp., one DNA window encodes the following:
- the nrdR gene encoding transcriptional regulator NrdR, producing the protein MRCPYCQSMDTQVKDSRPAEEGAAIRRRRVCPDCGGRFTTFERVQLRDLVVVKKTGRKVPFDRDKLQRSIDIALRKRNVDPERVDRAVSGIVRQLESSGETEIPSEEIGRLVMEALKSLDDVAYVRFASVYRNFREARDFHELLGELKGDESAA; encoded by the coding sequence ATGCGCTGCCCCTATTGCCAGTCGATGGACACGCAGGTGAAGGACTCCCGTCCCGCCGAGGAGGGGGCCGCGATCCGCCGCCGCCGCGTCTGCCCGGACTGCGGCGGCCGCTTCACCACCTTCGAGCGGGTGCAATTGCGCGATCTCGTCGTCGTCAAGAAGACCGGCCGGAAAGTGCCCTTCGACCGCGACAAGCTGCAGCGCTCGATCGATATCGCGCTGCGCAAGCGCAATGTCGATCCAGAGCGCGTCGACCGCGCGGTAAGCGGCATCGTTCGGCAGCTCGAAAGCTCGGGCGAGACGGAAATCCCGTCCGAGGAGATCGGCAGGCTGGTGATGGAAGCGCTGAAGTCGCTCGACGACGTCGCCTATGTGCGCTTCGCCTCGGTCTACCGCAACTTCCGCGAGGCCAGGGACTTCCACGAACTGCTGGGCGAGTTGAAGGGTGACGAAAGCGCGGCGTAG
- the glyA gene encoding serine hydroxymethyltransferase, translated as MATATTAFFSQPLEERDPEIFGAIRNELGRQRHEIELIASENIVSRAVLEAQGSVMTNKYAEGYPGKRYYGGCQFVDIAEELAIERAKKLFGAKFANVQPNSGSQMNQAVFLALLQPGDTFMGLDLNSGGHLTHGSPVNMSGKWFNVVSYGVRRDDHLIDMDEVAEIARKSKPKLIIAGGTAYSRIWDWKRFREIADEVGAWLMVDMAHIAGLVAGGQHPSPIPHAHVVTTTTHKSLRGPRGGMILSNDEDIAKKMNSAVFPGLQGGPLMHVIAAKAVALGEALQPEFQTYAANIVANAKALAASLKDSGLDIVSGGTDNHLMLVDLRPKNATGKRAEAALGRANITCNKNGIPFDPEKPFVTSGVRLGTPAGTTRGFGAAEFREIGALITEVLDGLKVANSDEGNAAVEASVKQKVIALTDRFPMYPYMD; from the coding sequence ATGGCGACCGCTACGACCGCGTTCTTTTCCCAGCCGCTCGAGGAGCGCGATCCGGAGATCTTCGGCGCGATTCGCAACGAGCTCGGTCGTCAGCGCCACGAGATCGAACTGATCGCCTCGGAAAACATCGTCAGCCGCGCCGTTCTCGAGGCGCAGGGCTCGGTGATGACGAACAAGTATGCGGAGGGCTATCCGGGCAAGCGTTACTATGGCGGCTGCCAGTTCGTCGACATCGCCGAGGAACTGGCGATCGAGCGCGCCAAGAAGCTGTTCGGCGCTAAGTTCGCCAACGTCCAGCCGAACTCCGGCAGCCAGATGAACCAGGCGGTGTTCCTGGCGCTGCTGCAGCCCGGCGATACGTTCATGGGTCTCGATCTCAACTCGGGCGGACACCTGACCCATGGCTCGCCGGTCAACATGTCGGGCAAGTGGTTCAACGTCGTCTCCTACGGCGTGCGCCGCGACGACCACCTGATCGACATGGACGAGGTGGCCGAGATTGCCCGCAAGTCGAAGCCGAAGCTGATCATCGCCGGCGGCACGGCCTATTCGCGCATCTGGGACTGGAAGCGCTTCCGCGAGATCGCCGACGAGGTCGGCGCCTGGCTGATGGTCGACATGGCGCATATCGCGGGCCTCGTCGCCGGCGGGCAGCACCCGTCGCCGATTCCGCACGCCCATGTCGTGACGACGACCACCCACAAATCGCTGCGCGGCCCGCGCGGCGGCATGATCCTGTCGAATGACGAGGACATCGCCAAGAAGATGAACTCGGCCGTGTTCCCGGGCCTGCAGGGAGGCCCGCTGATGCATGTCATCGCCGCAAAGGCGGTGGCGCTCGGCGAGGCGCTGCAGCCCGAATTCCAGACCTATGCGGCGAACATTGTCGCCAACGCCAAGGCGCTGGCGGCAAGCCTGAAGGACAGCGGGCTCGACATCGTCTCGGGCGGCACCGACAACCACCTGATGCTGGTCGACCTGCGGCCGAAGAACGCCACCGGCAAGCGGGCGGAAGCCGCTCTAGGCCGCGCCAATATCACCTGCAACAAGAACGGCATCCCCTTCGATCCGGAAAAGCCCTTCGTCACCTCGGGCGTGCGTCTCGGCACCCCGGCCGGCACGACGCGCGGCTTCGGCGCGGCTGAGTTCCGCGAGATCGGCGCGCTGATCACCGAGGTGCTCGATGGGCTGAAGGTAGCGAATTCGGACGAGGGCAACGCCGCGGTCGAGGCGTCGGTCAAGCAGAAGGTCATCGCGCTGACCGACCGCTTCCCGATGTATCCCTATATGGACTGA